The stretch of DNA CAGGGCCGCGCCACCGCGGGCGTCACCGTCGAGCTTGGACAGCACCACGCCGTCGAAGCCGACGCCGTCGCGGAAGGCCTCCGCGGTGTTGACCGCGTCCTGACCGATCATCGCGTCGACGACGAACAGGATCTCGTCGGGGCTGACGACGTCCCTGATGTCCGCCGCCTGCTGCATCATCTCCTGGTCGATGCCGAGGCGGCCGGCGGTGTCCACGATCACGATGTCGTGGACCTGGGTCCGCGCGTGCTCGATGGAGTCCTTGGCGACCTTGACCGGGTCGCCCACGCCGTTGCCCGGCTCGGGCGCGTACGCGGCCACGCCGGCACGCTCGGCGACGACGCTGAGCTGGTTGACGGCGTTCGGACGCTGGAGGTCACAGGCGACCAGCAGCGGGGAGTGACCCTGCTCCTTGAGCCACTTGCCGAGCTTGCCCGCGAGCGTGGTCTTACCGGCGCCCTGCAGACCGGCCAGCATGATCACGGTGGGCGGCTGCTTGGCGAAACGCAGGCGGCGGGTCTCGCCGCCGAGGATCGTGACCAGCTCGTCGTTGACGATCTTGAGGACCTGCTGGGCCGGGTTCAGCGCCTTCGAGACCTCGGCGCCGAGGGCACGCTCCTTGACGTTCTTGATGAACGAACGCACGACGGGGAGGGCGACGTCGGCTTCGAGCAGGGCGATGCGGATCTCGCGCGCCGTGGCGTCGATGTCCGCTTCGCTCAGCCTGCCTTTTCCGCGGAGGTTTTTGAAGGTCGCGCTGAGGCGGTCGGAGAGAGTATCGAACACGGCGGCGTCGGTCCTCGGGGTCGGGGTCGGCAGTCTGAGCGCCTTCCAGGGTATCCGGCTCGGCAAGCAAAGCGTCCCTGCCCGCCGAATACAGCGAGCAGGGACACACACCCCGGACCGGCGGAGACTACGTCGCGTCCATGTCGCCTTCTCTCCCATGCCACCCCCCGCGACGGCGGGGAGCACCTCCGTTCAACGCGTGGGACGACCACGAGGTCACGCCCGCAACGCGTCTTCCAGCTTGCGGGCCACAGAAGCCGCCTCCTCGGCCGAGAGCGGAGCGCTCTTGTCACTCATGACGTAGAAGGCGTCCATCGCATTGGCGCCGAGCGTCGACACGTGCGCACTGCGCACCTGCACCCCCGCGTCCTCCAGCGCCCGCCCGATCCGGAACAGCAGCCCCGGCGCGTCCTGGGCGCGGACCTCGATCACGGTGGCGTGCCGGGAGGCGGCCGGGGCGACCGTGACCCTGGGCGGGGGTGCCGCCACGCCGTGGCGGCGCGGGTAGGCGGCGTCCCGTTCGGCGAGGCGGGCCGCGACGTCGAGGGTGCCGTCCAGGGCCCGGACGAGGTCGGCGCGCAGCCGGGCGGCCCGGGGCAGGGTGCCGTACTCGGCGGCGACCCGCCAGTCCAGCAGGAGTACGGAGCCGGGGGCGACGCCGTCCGGCAGGTCCAGGGGCCGTAGCTCGGCCGTGCGGACGGTGAGCCGGTGGGTCGCCAGCACTCCGGCGACCGAGGGCAGGACGCCGGGCTGGTCGGGAACGGCGATCAGCAGCTCGACGCCGAGGGGCTCGGGCTCCCCCGGGTACTCCTCGATGGACGGTTCGGTCCGCGCCCGCAGCGCCAGGGCCGGCCCGC from Streptomyces sp. 6-11-2 encodes:
- the ffh gene encoding signal recognition particle protein; its protein translation is MFDTLSDRLSATFKNLRGKGRLSEADIDATAREIRIALLEADVALPVVRSFIKNVKERALGAEVSKALNPAQQVLKIVNDELVTILGGETRRLRFAKQPPTVIMLAGLQGAGKTTLAGKLGKWLKEQGHSPLLVACDLQRPNAVNQLSVVAERAGVAAYAPEPGNGVGDPVKVAKDSIEHARTQVHDIVIVDTAGRLGIDQEMMQQAADIRDVVSPDEILFVVDAMIGQDAVNTAEAFRDGVGFDGVVLSKLDGDARGGAALSIRQITGKPIMFASNGEKLDDFDAFHPDRMASRILDMGDLLTLIEQAEKTFSQEEAEKMASKLASKKGQDFTLDDFLAQMEQVRKMGSISKLLGMLPGMGQIKDQINNIDERDVDRTAAIIKSMTPGERQDPTVINGSRRARIAKGSGVEVSAVKNLVERFFEARKMMSRMAQGGGMPGMPGIPGMGGGPGRSKKQPKKAKGKQRSGNPMKRKQQEQEEAARRAAAQAGGALGLPQQGGQDFELPDEFKKFMG